The sequence GGTCAAGGCAAACACTGATTTGAGCAATGACCATGACGACAACGAAGCATCGTCCAGCGACTAGCGACATTACTCCATTCGAACAATTGAGCAATGACCATGACGGTACCGAAGCGAAGCCCAGTGACAGGCGATTGTACTTCTAATTCTCACTGAATAACGTACCATACTGGACGGCGCTTCAGTACCACTATGTTCATAGCTCAATTTAGATGTTGCCTGGCTGAAGTACCGTCATCCGTCACTGGGCGGCGCTTCGGTACCGTCATGGTTCCTGCGTGAATTAGATATTGTCCGACAGGAGTATTGTTACTCGTCATTGAGCGGCGCTTGGTCATGGCTAAAAATAGACTTTGTCTGGCTGTAATACCATAGCCGGTCAATTTGTGACGCTTCATTACCCTCATGTTCATTGCATAAATCAGTTTTTTCTTGGCTGAAGCCAAATTGAAACCCGAATCGCACAACTACCCCTCTGGGGtgatgctgtccttggtactgaaaacctACTTCAATTGTTATTAACAGTTCCAGGATTACACATACAACCACTTGCCAAAGTATTTCCCCTTGTGgttacaaatgtaaaatttctACCTGTACGGGATTTGGTGCAAGGAAACCAGCAATTTAGACTCTTACAATAACTTTTGGCAATTACACTTAAGTTTAATAAAAAAAGCTAACTTGTAGATTGAAGATTGGTTGTCGGTGTACATACACTCTATCTTTCCGCACTTGTACATCTATTATTCATCAAGAGGATTTATTGCTTATCATGTGATAAACTGctctgtgtgttcaactacaaCGTCCATCATCAATTAGATTTTTGACCGTTCGCTTACATCAATTTTGGGGTGTCCAGAGGCTGTAatccacaaaatcaaatcagtGTTGCCCTAGCTAAGTATTTAATTCTTAGACTCCTAGATCGTAGCGATTTGCATTGTCATTACACTCTAGAACTAGCGCCTACGTTACTTGGTCCAGTACATTTTGGAACTTAGTTGGGTAAGAGTATTACAATATATCTTTATTTACCGTGTATACAGTAAAGGATAATCTCAATGACAATTGGCATCTTATCACCAAACAAAACGTGAGACGCaacgaagccacattgcactaccactagctacttgaaaaacatcatgcttcacctccattgaggatgactgctttacctctATCACCtaacattatttgcataattccagATGTATCTAACAGCTAGGTGTCTATTGAGACTTCAACTTGGCTCCACTTTTACAGCAAATCGTCCTACAGAAGAACGAACAGCTGTACCACACGGTACCCAGGACAGCTGAACAGACGCCAAACAGGAACACAGCCACGTCCAGCAGGTAGTACTGGTACCATGGTAGCTCCACGGCGCGTGCGCGGAGATGGGGTAGtcggccatgtttgatgacgtgttctatccACCAGACGGCCCGCTCCATGGGTGACTGGGGTTGGTCACGGTGTAGGCGGGACAGGCGGATTGCGGTCTCCCGGTAGCTGCGAAATAGGACATAAAACGTAGAAAAACTTATAAATCTAATTATTGAGTATAAAGAATGTTTGCCTGCGTTTACCTCACATATAGTatgcaaaatcatatttcaCAAATGTGTAAGGATAACGTTGCTGTTGCAAATAAGTATATCcgtacacaatgtacaatatagGTATGCGTGTGTTTAGTTTGTTTAATGTGTACCAAACCCTGCACCGCCCATGAAACATCAGCAGTACCTGTTGTTGGTGACAACATGAAGAATGGCCTGGTACAACTGTTCGGCGGTGACCGTGCTGAAGTCCAACTTCACCCCCAGTCCCCTGGCCACCACCCGGGCGGCGTTGGCGGGCTGATCCCCGAACAGCGGCAGACAGACCATGGGCACGCCGTGGTGAAGGGCCTCGTACAGTCCGTTCGATCCAGCGTGAGTGATGAAAGCTCGGGTCTTTGGGTGGGCTACGACAAACACAGTAAGAAGCATTTAGCAAATTGTCCGCAAATGTAATACATAGATTATAAAACCTTATTGATAAAAAAGTCCACGATCCGTAGAATGTCTTCTTGTGAATTCATAATACCAAAGCCCTCACCATAGCAAGGGCTATAACATGAGCAGACAAACAGAACcaataaaaacaatacctctcgTTGGAGCTGAAgctccttcccggaggtaaaGGTACGGGCTCAGGTCTATGAATGCGTTTTTGAGATAGGGATTTTAAAGTGATCAAAGTATATCATACATAACTGCTGTATTCCCCTTATTGCGTCAACTTTTAACAGCTTTGTCTTATAAAGATGATCTTACCGATCAGGTCGTTCTGAGGCAGCCAGGCCAGTAGTTTGGTGTTGTTGCCCAGACCGGTCGGCTTCTCTCCCAGGTACCGCCACACCACCTTCTGTCGGAGTCGGGCGAAGGCTGCCGCGAAGACTTCTCGTCTCTCCGTCGACATCGTCTTGACCATCGACCCGAAACTGACTACAATCACTCCATCGTCTCCAGAGCTCTGGACAAACGCTTCCATGTCCTGTGGAAAGATGAATCAGACATACTGGTGAATTTATTCGACGCCCACCATTGTCGAATTAAGCTGATTTGAATAGAGCGTTTTTCCCgacagttcctatatgatacatgtatttgcggCTCGCGGGTAGTAAAAGAACTCACCTCAGAAAGGGGGTGGGGGCGGCGGACGTTCAGTCCCCCAACCTGAACCATGTTAGGCATGGTGGGACGAGGATAATCCAGCACATTGTCGGTTCGACAATAAAGCCACAAGTCCGTACGTGACGTCACGCTCTGAATGGTTTCTTCCTCACCAATGTACTTATGGACCAGTTCATCATAGAGCCTACCCGCAACCCAAGGTGAAATCGTGCTATCAAGAGTAGACAAGACAATGTTCTGAAGTCGTTGTACAAAGGTCATATCATCGGTAAAATCGGTAGCTATAGACGGCACGTACGACAGAGGCAGCGGTACACCGGTAGCTTTTTCGTCAAGTAAGTAAAGCTCTACAAGGGTAACGGCGATGTGGGGGACACGGATGTCTAGATGGGCTGAGAGGATAGCACCACACGGAAAGAAGGAAtcagaaatgacaacactgCACTGGGATGTTTTCAGTCGATCCAACAGGTTTCTGTCACCCAATAACACGGAACAGTATTGTTTGGACTCTTCTGAATAGCCATCGATCACTTCAATAAATTTATAAAGAGACAATACTTTAGCCGAGGAAAACGCTTGGTCTTGCATATCCTGGAGCCTTGTATGGGTTCCTTTGTCTTGGAATGCTTCAAACTGAAAGTCAGGCCAGTCTGTCCGCCGTTTTTCTACAATGTCCTCTGAAACAACCACAGTGACGATATGACCTTTGTCCACCAAAGCACGACCAATTTTAGCCAGAGCCATCCAGTGACTGTTGGCAGTTGGCAGAGGTACCAACAGAACCTTCTCTGCGCTGCTCCTGTGTCTGATCAGAAAACACAGGAAAACTAGCAGGATGACGAAACATCGACGCTTCGGCCCAGTTCCCATGTTGCTTGATTCTTTCCAAATTTTGTGAACTGCTGTCTGATCGCCCTGTATCTAGGTCAGTGATTTGGATGTATAACATATAGATGCGATTGGTAGTCCATACGAAACTGGTCGCTTTTGGACCAATCATATCCGGCATGCCCGAGGCCGGGTATTTGATGTTTGCGTTAGGGCCATAGCGATGAGTAACGTTAACCAGGTTAGGTACACAATGCACTGATCGTCCTCGATAACGTTTACACGGGTCTTCGGCTAGTGTGGCCGAGCGGACATTGTCGGTGTTGGTCTAAGCTGTTCGTATTCCATATCTGGCGTGTTGTAAGTGCTTGAAACGGAAGAGCCAAGAAACTGAATATCGACACCAGAAAAATGAGACTTTAAGAATCATCAAAACGGAGTATTATGATATAAAGGACCATGGAATTTTTTTCCGTGCGCTTTTAGTGTTAATTTTCCGCAGACCAAACAATCTTCACTGATTGGTCAGTGTACTTTAGCGGACCAATCAGCCTCGACATAACAATGTTGACGGCGTAGTTGTAGTTCTACTTTATTCACACACAGGGCGGTACTAATGTCTGGGGTTCACGAGAGCTCCTTCATAGACGTCTAAAAGATATTGAgtgtgacgtgaaccatgtgtttGCATCCATAGCTGAtagggggctcaaacctataccttcttCAAGAGCCCAATGGCTAATTCCTGccgtagcatgtccaggacatgaGATATagaaaacagaagttctgctgcagtaccagggaaAGCCGCTAGGTGGTCCATAGTCGAAGTCCCAACAAACGACACCAAAAACCTAAGAGATAGATTGGGAAAATCAGAGCTCAATTTTCATTACCAGTAAGAAAAAGCTGTATTAGCCTTCTGTGCTAGGATAGGGCTTCCATGATTAGGACTAAACATtataaaacattttcttattggTAATGCAAATCaagccctgatttgcatgatctatCTGTAAGGTTTTTGGTGCCGTTGTTAAGCCTTCTGTGCTAAGATTATCATTCCGAATTCAAGGTGATCTGACTTTAAGTGCACTTTACTTTGGCTggtaatgtacattttaattgtAAAAATAGTCTCTGAACAGACCGATGTCAATTTGtcttaaaccaaaataatgctttgatgaaatttttgtattctttttaagGAATGACGGGGAAAtataaattattcaaccccGCCCCATGTACACAGCCTTTGTTGCCCAGAAACATAGGAGAAAAAAGTAGAATGAAGACAAGAACAACAGTATAATCCTTTGAttaacattttactttgcgatgGCCACATTGTATCTGACATTGTGCGATCAGTATTGCCTTTTGCAATACAAAATCATTGACTGTCATTCATACATACTGTTCTCAAAGCTTAAAAATTATCTATATAAAGATAAATATTGGCTGTTTTTGTGTTAAAATCCTTACAGATGTCGAGATAAAAATCTTTCCAACAAGACAATGAATTGGTGAATGAGGTACATATACACTGTTCCAATATTTGCCCATTTCCATATACAACGTACCAGCACTCTAGTATAGAAGACACAAGTACATGACCGAATAACAGAGAGGAATGTCATATCAATCCATGTGTTTTTAAAAGCATGTCCACAGTTGCTTCAGACTTAAAAGACATAATATGTATTTCTTATATATAATAACTGTACATATGTTAACATGTTATGTAAAAAGCTGATCCTTATTTGATATGATCATATCAACTATTCTTCAAGAGTCATTTATAATGTAACACATGATGCAGTGTCTACAGCTATATCAATGATGTTGGAAGAAAAGGGATAATTATATTTACTATTATGATAGTTCTGTCGATAAAGACGTGAAAGTACATGATTCATATTCAACGTGGGAATGTAAAGAATGTGCAATTTTGTGCTACCAACATCTGAACCCAAGTTATGAATGTGTAAATGCTGGAAACGACTACCACGTAGGTTATCGCTGATCGCCCCACTACCACCGCAAATACATGTACGCACCAAATGTAAGTCACTTCAATGCTTACTGCTCATCTTTGCTATGTATTACATTTTAACAAATGAATTGACACAAATAAATCAGTGTTATGATAAAGCATATACGTCGTGGACCTGAATTATGGGTGGAATCAAATCGCATAACTATTTTGTACTGCTCTGCAGAGATTctgtccgtggtactgaaaACCTACTCCAATTGTTATAAACAGTCCACGTCTTCCACATACTATCACTCTGACAAACTACTTTCCACCTGTTGTTACAAATGTAAAGTTGCCAGCTATACGAGATTTGGTGCAAGGATATCATCGATTCAGACTCTTACAGTTTTGGCAAGTACACTTTGAAAAGTTGAATAAAAACGCTAAGTTGTAAATTTGAAGAAAAGTCGTCGGTGTGCATAGCTACACTCTATCTTTCCGCACTTGTACATGGATTCATGCTGTAAATGAATAACACCGCTCATAAAGACAAACAACCAGTTGTATAGTTATATATGTCTTTTTAATTAGAAGATAAGTAACGTGATAGCATACGTTCTTGTACCCTGTTTCTGACCGCATGTCAAAGTAACGGGAGGCTTTTCCTCATTCAGTGTTACAGAAATGGTTACACCAGCCCTTTTGTACTACCACGTGGAAAGTCAGTGTAAATCTATATTTTCCATAAAAGAAGCTGTGCGTCATATCACAATATGGCTTTGTCTTCACACACATTTCTTGATGTGCTAGATTTTACAGCTGTTGGGTTGCATACACATGGAACTGGTTCAGACCTATGCGTACTGGTTATATTAATCAACACAATATAACAATGTTTGGTATCACAAAGAGGGCTAGTGTAGCATCTATCTATGCTATTTGTTACACTATTTTGTTCTGTCGGCAGCATGAACGTCAAACATACAAAACCTTTCAATGTTGTCATTGTTAGTTACATACATGATGGTGGGTTATCACATTAATTTCCTTCTTAATTTTGTTAGTCtgctatgtgttttttttagcaGTTCCAACATTTTTCAATTAGCGACATTTCATGAATCAGGAGAGAACCCATTTTCCATTACTACTGCATGTTGATGTACTGTTACGGCACTGTAATATTAATGTATGCTTATTTCTGACTTGTATGTTGTGACGATCATTAATTGAAAATGgacaaacaccaaaaacaacTTCGGCTTCAGTGCCTCAACAGCGTTGTACTTCAGGACCACAGCTGCATTTGCATCCTGGCACTCTCTCTGCCCCACCAGAATGATGTATGAAGTTCTTTGACACAATCGTTTCTGCCCATCAAAGCACATAGCCTCCAGCCTGCCATTCCTAACATCTCTGTACTTGTTACAAAACTGGGACAGTCAAGGGCTAATTCTTTTCTCCATAAGATTCTGATGTAGACAAACTTTATGTGTCCttttttatcattctttttttggggggactCGTCTTTTAACACAATGGATAATTGAAATGGGACCATATGGGAACTTAACAGAGAGGAGGAAAACGTAGACGGATGGACAAAATATAGGAGCTGGATAAAAAGGGTCGGGGCTGATCATGAATTACGTCGGAGGGAGAACAGGGACAGAGGGGTTGGAGTGGGAAGGGACGGTGTGGGAGGGGCTTAAGTCTGTGGTGACCAGGGGGTTAAgtcggggaggggggcgtacggCAGGGGAGGATTGGTGTTGTCGAGGAACTGTGAGATGGGCTGGGAAGGGGCGGTGTCTGAGGCGGGATAATAAGGGGCGGCGGCGGGGTTCAATGTAGAAGGGGTGGAGACGGGAACAGAGGGGGTGGACTGGGAAGGGGCGGTGTATGAGCTGGGGTAAAAAGGGAGGGCGGTGGGGTCTAGttcactaggggtggatactgggACAGAGGGGATGGACTGGGACGGGACGTCGAGTGTCCAGGGGGGGTAATCAGGCAGGGGGACATATGGCAGAGGGAGGTTGGTGTTGTCGAGGAATAGGGAGGTACATCCGGGTGGCAGAGGGGGGTGGATATGAACGTAGGGGGTGATCTGGGGAGGGGTGGCGGCGGCAGACGGAAGCGGCGGGGTGCTGGGTGTCAGGATGGGTGCGGGATCTGTGAAAGCAAGAATCTCATCATGAATCAgctgtgaaaaaaacacattgaaaatcaatataAAAATAGATAGTCTTCAGCAAACTCACTGACTTTGCACTTTTCAGTCAAG comes from Branchiostoma lanceolatum isolate klBraLanc5 chromosome 2, klBraLanc5.hap2, whole genome shotgun sequence and encodes:
- the LOC136426967 gene encoding UDP-glucuronosyltransferase 2C1-like, giving the protein MGTGPKRRCFVILLVFLCFLIRHRSSAEKVLLVPLPTANSHWMALAKIGRALVDKGHIVTVVVSEDIVEKRRTDWPDFQFEAFQDKGTHTRLQDMQDQAFSSAKVLSLYKFIEVIDGYSEESKQYCSVLLGDRNLLDRLKTSQCSVVISDSFFPCGAILSAHLDIRVPHIAVTLVELYLLDEKATGVPLPLSYVPSIATDFTDDMTFVQRLQNIVLSTLDSTISPWVAGRLYDELVHKYIGEEETIQSVTSRTDLWLYCRTDNVLDYPRPTMPNMVQVGGLNVRRPHPLSEDMEAFVQSSGDDGVIVVSFGSMVKTMSTERREVFAAAFARLRQKVVWRYLGEKPTGLGNNTKLLAWLPQNDLIAHPKTRAFITHAGSNGLYEALHHGVPMVCLPLFGDQPANAARVVARGLGVKLDFSTVTAEQLYQAILHVVTNNRYCMILHTICEVNAGKHSLYSIIRFISFSTFYVLFRSYRETAIRLSRLHRDQPQSPMERAVWWIEHVIKHGRLPHLRARAVELPWYQYYLLDVAVFLFGVCSAVLGTVWYSCSFFCRTICCKSGAKLKSQ